In Ascaphus truei isolate aAscTru1 chromosome 7, aAscTru1.hap1, whole genome shotgun sequence, one genomic interval encodes:
- the MCL1 gene encoding induced myeloid leukemia cell differentiation protein Mcl-1, which produces MMNQSLMAIHRKSAGGCLPFYCNGGVISSPGAQAPKVTAAVVSPRPEGGPAAASRCQPPTVSRPSQLQYPLVSASYKLEALAPRPLVGRQEDDGDKMAEWRPQLANGRSHYAGSTLPSTPPEDDLEEEESMSSGSMSPLPSPTARDKLHVETLQLLLRYFQEYAGGVGGGQKAALFFGPPVDHKALDTLRRVGGDIIEKHKLVFQGMLQKLSIRSSEDLKVLSDVPSTVFNDGITNWGRIVTLISFGAFIAKYLKSINLEDSIVPLAESFTDFLMASKRDWIIQQKAWDGFIEFFHIEDYESGLRTVLMAVAGVAGLGASLAYMIR; this is translated from the exons ATGATGAACCAGTCGCTGATGGCTATTCACCGCAAGTCCGCGGGAGGATGTTTACCTTTCTACTGCAACGGCGGAGTCATCTCTTCGCCAGGTGCCCAAGCACCGAAGGTGACGGCGGCTGTCGTGAGCCCGCGGCCGGAAGGGGGACCAGCTGCCGCCTCGCGCTGCCAACCGCCAACGGTCTCGCGCCCTTCGCAGCTGCAGTATCCGCTGGTGAGCGCAAGCTACAAGCTGGAAGCGCTCGCGCCTCGGCCGTTGGTGGGAAGGCAGGAAGACGACGGGGACAAGATGGCGGAGTGGAGGCCGCAGCTGGCCAACGGGAGAAGCCATTACGCGGGCAGTACACTGCCCTCCACCCCGCCGGAGGAtgacctggaggaggaggagtccATGTCGTCTGGATCGATGTCTCCGTTGCCCAGCCCGACTGCCCGGGATAAGCTGCACGTGGAGACCCTGCAGCTGCTCCTCCGGTACTTTCAGGAATACGCCGGGGGGGTCGGTGGAGGACAGAAGGCCGCCCTCTTTTTCGGGCCCCCAGTGGACCACAAGGCCCTGGATACCCTGCGGAGGGTGGGCGGGGATATCATCGAGAAGCACAAGCTGGTTTTCCAAG gTATGTTACAGAAGTTGTCTATAAGAAGTTCAGAAGACTTAAAGGTTCTTTCTGACGTTCCATCTACTGTCTTCAATGATGGGATAACGAACTGGGGCCGCATTGTTACCTTGATAAGTTTTGGCGCTTTTATTGCAAAATATTTGAAGAGTATAAACCTTGAAGACAGCATTGTCCCACTAGCAGAAAGCTTCACAGACTTCCTTATGGCCAGCAAAAGGGACTGGATAATTCAACAAAAAGCATGG gatgGGTTTATTGAATTCTTCCACATAGAGGACTATGAAAGTGGACTAAGAACTGTTTTGATGGCTGTCGCGGGTGTTGCTGGATTAGGAGCAAGCCTGGCATACATGATCCGTTGA